Genomic segment of Planctomycetaceae bacterium:
GCACAGCTTTCTTCCCTCGCACAACCGGCAGTCCGGCCTCTGCCCATGCCAGGGTCCCGCCCTCAACGTTGACTACATTTTCGAAACCCGCATCGCGGAACTTCCGGCAGGCCTGATTCGACCGATTTCCACCCCGACAAATCACGTACAGCGGTTGACCAGCGGAACCATTCCGAGCCGACATGACAGCTGTGGGATCGAGCGATTCCAGGGGCACATTACGAGCACACTCGGCGTGAACCTCGCGGAATTCTGTGGGCATGCGGACGTCGATCAGATCGATTTCCGCCTGCCGCAGCATTTGCGCAAGTCGTTTAACATCAATCGTTTGCATTCGAAGGCTCCTGTTCCCAATTCAGTTATTCAATATGGCAGACCGACATAGCGAAACATCGCAAACTCGCGATACATCGCTAAGAAACGCGGTTGAGC
This window contains:
- a CDS encoding rhodanese-like domain-containing protein, which codes for MQTIDVKRLAQMLRQAEIDLIDVRMPTEFREVHAECARNVPLESLDPTAVMSARNGSAGQPLYVICRGGNRSNQACRKFRDAGFENVVNVEGGTLAWAEAGLPVVRGKKAVPLMQQVQVSAGFMTVLGIVLGTWVHPYGYGLSAFVGAGLMFAGLTGLCPLASFIAKMPWNKCEGGGSCPA